CATTTCTTTATTGTCTTTACCTGTCTTTTCAGCTGCAAATTGTAATAAATCAAGGGTTTGTTTTTTTATTGCTTCTGAAACTTGACCAGTTTCATCTATCATTTCAACGTACATATAAATCTTCTTTCAAACTAATTATATCAGGGCTATTATACCATAATAAAATAAAGACTGCTACTGTATGCTTTACAACACTCATTCCCACTATCTCAAGAATTTAGCAGGTCAATTTTTGTCATTTTTTATTTTTTAACTGACAGCAAGATTGATTTTCTCATAAAAAAGAAGTAGCTCGGGGTAAAGCTACTTCTTCAAGGAGGAGTGTTAAGGACTAGTTCTCATCAGAAGTCCTATCATCATTTCAAACCATCTTTGTTATAATTGCCTGATTTTACCAAATCAAAGCCGATACTAGTTGGGAATTGGTTACTAGTACCAGGTTGGCTAAAGATGATTTTAACGTTTAAATCAAGGTATTCCTCTGGGAGATCAATATAGAAATTACCTTGAGCATCTTTGGTCATGGATTGACCAGGCCACGCACCAAGTGGTATTTGGACTGGATTACCATAATAAGCATAGAGATTTGCACTATCCCAACCACCAGGATTATCAAATGAAATACGTGTCATTCCTTTGAAAGCATTTGTCCCTTTTAGGGCAATGCCATAGAGACCTAAAGGCGTTTTAAGATAAATGTTTTTAATAGCAGCCTTTGTTTCTTCAAGCGTTTTATTGGCTGGAAAATTCCAGCGCGTATTTTCCTCGTCTAAAACGTAAGCAAACATCGCCTCCGCATCTGCCAACGTCACAGGGCGCAAGATTAAGCGCTCTGTTTCAAGGATTTGATATTGGCGCAATCTCTCTGTTATCACTTTTTGATTTTCTCCGTTTCGTGCGCTATGATTTTTTGAACACTGTTAGCTAAATAATTGGCGTTTTCTCTCATTTTTGAGAGCGTTTCAGCTTTATCAGCAATTTCTTGAGACGACACAGCGACTTTTTTCACATCTTCTAGTGTCATCTCGAGGTCATTAGCTTGTTGTGATAGATAATTAGCCAGTTTACGCAACTCTTCTGCTGAGAATTCGCGAGAGCTCATGACCACCTCCTGCAATCCTGCTATCCGCAGATGATGTTAGCTTTATTGTTATATCAATTAAAAATACCATTTTTACATTTCTCAAATTTTTAAACTAACCTCAATTATAGCACGATTTTATGACTATCTTTCATTTTCGTATATCTGAAAATTATTTTTATAAAAAAAGCCAGATTTTAATCTAGCTTTTCTAATCACTATTTGCTTCTTTATCACTAGCTGGTTGACCAATGGTTTCATAGCTTGCAAAACCCGATTCAGCCACAGCTTCTTCTGACGTGTTTGGAGAATGGCTGCGCTGTTTTGGTTCAGCTTTTTCATAAGCATTGATGATTTCAGCAACAACTGGATGACGAACAACGTCATTAGCTGAAAAATGAACAAAATCAATCTGTTTAATATGTTGTAATTTTTCAGTCGCATCAATCAACCCAGATTTAACTTTTTTAGGCAAGTCAATCTGGCTAGTATCACCATTAACAATCATTTTCGAATTGAAACCAAGGCGTGTCAAGAACATCTTCATTTGCATAATTGTCGTATTTTGTGCTTCATCAAGAATAACAAAAGCATCATCAAGTGTTCGTCCACGCATATAAGCCAGCGGAGCGATTTCAATAATATCACGTTCCATTAAACGTGTTGTTTGCTCTTTTCCTAAAATTTGATAAAGGGCATCATAAACTGGCCGAAGATAAGGGTCAACTTTTTCTTTCAAATCCCCTGGTAAAAAGCCAAGACTTTCACCAGCTTCAACAGCTGGACGCGTTAAAATAATACGTTTGACCTGTCCACGTTTGAGAGCAGTCACCGCTAAAGTTACTGCCAAGAAAGTTTTCCCAGTTCCTGCTGGTCCAATTCCAAAAACCACATCATGTGATTTGACACTATCCACGTAAACTTTTTGTCCTAAAGTTTTAACACGGATAGGCTTTCCAGAATTATCTTTAATAATCTCTTCTTCGTAAAGTGCAACAAATTTATCAATTGTACCGTTTTGTGCCATGGAAAGAGCTGTCACAACGTCTGATGTATTAACCAGCATACCACGCGAAACCAAAACCAAAAGCGCTTGGATAGTCACACGCGCAAGCTCGACACTCTCCTCATCATCTCCCAAAATTTGCACACGCTCAGTTCGTGCATGGATAATAACGTCAAGATTATCTTCAATCAGCTTCAAATGACGTTCATTTGATCCAAACAACGCCAATACGTCATCAGGATGATTTAATGTTATCTCAACAGAATACTCTTGCAAATAGAGTCCCTCTTTCTTTTGTGTTTGATAAGCCTATTATAGCTTATTTAACGTAAAAAATCACGACTTGCGTAATTTCTTAACTATCTTTATTTCAAACCATTGCGCTTCAAAATTAAAAGCGGAGCTAAAAGCATTAATACAATACCTAAAAGTAGAAATGTAAGTACAAAGCCCAACCAGTCAATCAAAAAGCCAGTCATCGGAAAAATGACTATCATAAACAGACTGAAAAACATGGCAGTAACACTAAGCATTGTGGCTCTCACATCGCTTGGAATCATCACTTGAAGGGCATTATTAAAGATTGGTAAGAAGAAAGCATAAAGCCCATCTGTCATCAAATAAATAATCATATAAATCAGAGGTAATTTCGTGATTGCTAAAACGTAAAGCATTCCCGTTAACCCAACTAAGATAGAAAGAAGAGCGACTGCTTTAAACTGTTGACCAATCTTACTTGCCAACCAAACAGCCCCAATATTGATAACACTAGAGATAAGCATCAGCAAACTAATCTGCCATGACGGCAAAATCTCTAATTCATTTTGATAGTAAAAATAAAACATACACATTATGACACAAAAAACTTGACTAGTGATGAGCCAATAAAATAAGTGTCGATTCACTTTAAATTCCCGAACAACCGTTTTTAAAATACGCGATAAACTTGCTGGCTCTTCTCGTTCTTTCTT
This sequence is a window from Streptococcus macedonicus ACA-DC 198. Protein-coding genes within it:
- a CDS encoding Alpha-amylase; this encodes MITERLRQYQILETERLILRPVTLADAEAMFAYVLDEENTRWNFPANKTLEETKAAIKNIYLKTPLGLYGIALKGTNAFKGMTRISFDNPGGWDSANLYAYYGNPVQIPLGAWPGQSMTKDAQGNFYIDLPEEYLDLNVKIIFSQPGTSNQFPTSIGFDLVKSGNYNKDGLK
- the phoH gene encoding Phosphate starvation-inducible protein PhoH, predicted ATPase, which encodes MQEYSVEITLNHPDDVLALFGSNERHLKLIEDNLDVIIHARTERVQILGDDEESVELARVTIQALLVLVSRGMLVNTSDVVTALSMAQNGTIDKFVALYEEEIIKDNSGKPIRVKTLGQKVYVDSVKSHDVVFGIGPAGTGKTFLAVTLAVTALKRGQVKRIILTRPAVEAGESLGFLPGDLKEKVDPYLRPVYDALYQILGKEQTTRLMERDIIEIAPLAYMRGRTLDDAFVILDEAQNTTIMQMKMFLTRLGFNSKMIVNGDTSQIDLPKKVKSGLIDATEKLQHIKQIDFVHFSANDVVRHPVVAEIINAYEKAEPKQRSHSPNTSEEAVAESGFASYETIGQPASDKEANSD